AGGTGAGTTAAATTCTAAAGTAAATCAATACACTCAATATATCAATACAACATTAGGATATAAACAATTTGCTTTTGTTAAATTTGATAATATCATTAAAACAGATTTAACCAAACCTATTCTTCCTGATATAGATAATTCTTTAGGTGGTGATAAACAACCTGTATTTGAACAAACTGCTTCACTTAATTTAATAGGCGATAATGCCATAGAAGAAGAGGAAGAAAAAAAAGAAATAGAAGAAACAGCACTAACTCAAAGAGCTAGAACTTGTATAGTAAGTGATAATTTTAAAACTATGAATCCTTGCGTGGTTGGAAGTTATTAAAGAACTAAATAATACTTTGAATATGAATAAAAAGTATTGATATATGCAAGGTAGTAACTTTAAAAATATTAAGATATAATTATATTTTAATATTTTTAGAGGGTTAAATGAGTAAAATTTTATTTTTAGCTGATGGATTTTTTGCTAAAGAATTTATAAAAAATTTATACAATAACAAAGCTTTTAAAGAGTCTGTAGATATTGTGTATTATAATGATGAAAGTGTAGATTTAGAACTAAAAAACGAGCAATTTTCTTATTTTAAATTTGATCCTACGAGTTTAGTTAAACTTGAAAATATGCTTCAAGAAAAATATCAACAAGTAATTATTTATATGCAAAAACAAGCAGATATGATTAGTTCTTATAAGAATATAAGAAAACTTCATCCTAGACTTAATGTTGTTATTATGGATTTGTGGAATACACAAATTGATGATAATTTTTGCGAAGTAATAAATGTTTTTGATACTTTAAATACTAGATTAATTGGATGTTTAGATAATATGCCTTCTATGGCACAATTCATAGGACTTGGGCAAGGTGAGATAATGGAAGTAAAAATTCCTGCTGGCTCGAGTTTTGCATATAGACACATTAGCTCTATTAGTCAAAAGCGTTTTAAGATAGTAATGGTTTATAGAAATAATGAATTTATGCTAGCTCGTCCAGGGCTTATTTTGATGCCTAATGATAGCATTTTAATCATTGGTGATCCTAAGGTTTTACAAAGTGTATTTTCAAATGTTAAAACTAGTCTTGGGCGTTTTCCTTCCCCGTTTGGAGATAATATACTTTGTATTATTGATATGAAAAAAATGAGTGAATTTTCTATAGAAAAACTCATTTTTGCAAGCTTGCTTTTGCATATAAGAATTAATAGTAAAAAACTTTATTTTAAAGTGATTAATCCTACTTTAAATTCTATGTATTATAAACTAAAATCTTTAAATAAAAATAGCACAGAAGTGCTGTTTGATTATGAAAATACAAATATAAAAAATATTAAAAATTATATAGAAAATACCAATATAGGTTTGATTATATGTGAAGATTATCTTTTTGAAAAAGAAAAAAATTTCCTTTTTACACTAAAAATTCCTATTTTAAAGGCAGGAAAGGGAGATTTTGCTGATTTAAAATCATCAGTAGTTCTTAGTTCAAATTTTGAAGATGTAGAAGGAATAGCTTCTATAATGCTTGATTTTAATAAACAAATTCAACTTAGCTTGTCTTTGTATTATTATGCTTTAAAAATAAATAAAGCAGAAATTTTTGAATATCATCAATATTTTGAAAGTCTTGCAAAACTTCATGATGAGAAGTTTACACTTATAGAAGAAAAAGAGCATAATCCTATATCTAATTTTTCTTATAAAGAAAATGTGCTTCATTTTGTTCCATTTAATGAAAAAATTTTAGGAAATAATATAAAAAAGATTTTTAAAACAGATCTTAACACGATGTATTATAAAATGAACAAAAATTATCAATTATTTATTCCATCATTGTGAGAAAATAATGCAGATTAAAGTGAATTTAGATAAAAACACAAGCTATAATGTCTATATAAATGAATTGGAAAAATTAGAATTTGATACCAAAGTAGTTATTTTGACTAATGAAGTGGTAGCAAAATTACATTTAGAAACATTAAAGAAAAAAATTCATGCAAAAGAACTATATATCATACAGATAAAAGACGGAGAAGAATATAAAAATTTACAAACTATAGAAAAAATTTTAAACCAAATGTTTGAGTATAAATTAGACAGAAAAAGCTTACTTATAAGCTTTGGCGGTGGTGTTGTTTCTGATATGGGTGGATTTGTAGCAAGTATTTATCAAAGAGGGATTAAATTTATTAACATACCTACTACTTTACTAGCTTGTGTAGATGCAAGTGTGGGTGGAAAAACAGGTATAAATAATAATTTTGGAAAAAATCTCATAGGAAGCTTTTATCAACCTAGTGCAGTGTATTGCCAAAGTGAATTTTTAAAAACCTTAAATCAAAGAGAATTAAGTGCTGGTATGGCTGAGTTTATCAAAATGGCAGTAATATTTGATGAAAATATTCTTGATTTTTTAGAAAATTTAGATGAGAATGCATTTTTAACAGCCAAGCTAGATGATGTAAATTTAGAACATATTATTAAAAAAAGTATAGAATTAAAAGCTAACATTGTCTCACAAGATGAAAAAGAAAGTGGTGTTAGAATGCTTTTAAATTACGGACATACCTTTGCACATGTGATAGAAAATCAAACAAATTATAAAACTTATCTACACGGAGAAGCAGTGGCTATTGGTATGCATATGGCAAATACTTTAGCTTATAATCTTGGAATGTTAAGTAAAAATGAATGTGAAAGGATTGAGAATTTACTAAAAAAATTTAAATTGCCTACTTTTTATAAAATTTACAATATCAACGAATTTTACGAGGCATTTTTTTTAGATAAAAAAACTCATCATTATAAAATCAATTTTATTTTACCTTGTGGATTAGGAAAAGCTTGTATAAAAAATGATATAACTAAAGAAGATGTTTTAAATGCATTAAGGGTGTTTTCATGAGGGTATTTTTAATTTTATTTTTTTTATTTTCACTGCTTTTTGGGCAAGATGGTGATCATTTAGAGCAAAAGCTTAGTAATTTACACAATAGTTTATCTTATAATACTTGGGTTATAAAATATAATAATTTTAATATTTATAGACAAACTCAAGAGGAAATTTTAAGATTAGAAAAAGAAAATTTGAAGGCAAATGAAAGAAATAAAAGCATTATAGAAAGACAAATTTTAATTTTAAAAGAAAGATTAGAATTATTAAGTGAATATAAAAGCAACAGCTTTTCTAGAATTATTTTAGCGCCTGAAGAAATAGAAAAAATGGAAAAAATCACAAATCCTTTGGCGATAATTTCTGCTTATTCTCATATCAAAAAACTAAAACGCGATAAAGAAGAATTTATACATCAGCTAAATAGTTTTAAACAAACTTTAGATGAGCTTATAAAAGAAAATGTATTAATTGCTGAAATAACTAAATTAAATCCAAGTAAAGATAACGAGGAATATTTGCAAAAATCAAATCAAATGGTTAGAGATTTTTCTCAATCTTTGCGTTTTGGGGAAATTTCGTTTTCTGTATTTGAGAAAAAAATTCAAGATGAAATAGACAAAACAACACAATCAATTAAAATTCAAGGTATAAGAGCTTTTAATATCGTTTTGGCTATCATTATAGTAGTAGCTATTGCATTTTTACTTAAATTTATAGCTAGAAAATACATAGGCGATAATGATCGTTTTTATACAGCAAATAAAATCATAAATTTCATTAATATTAATGTTATTGTTTTGATTTTGCTTTTTGGTTATATTGAAAATATTACTTATTTAGTTACCGTGCTTGGTTTTGCTTCTGCTGGATTGGCTATTGCTATGAAAGATATGTTTATGTCAATGCTTGGTTGGTGTGTGATAGTTTTTGGTGGTAGTTTTAGAGTTGGTGATAGAATAAAAGTTTTTCAAAATGGAAATCAATACATAGGAGATGTTATCGATATATCTTTTTTAAGAATAACTTTATATGAAGATATTACTCTTTTAACTTACACTGATAATAGAAGAAGTGGTAGAATAGTTTTTATTCCAAATAATTTTATTTTTACAAATCTTATATCAAACTATACTCATCATGGCATGAAAACTATTTGGGATGGACTTGATATAACTTTAACTTTTGATTCTAATCATCAAAAAGCTTTAATGATAGTAGAAGATATAATCATAAAAGCCTCCAAAGGTTACACAAAAATAGCTAAAGAATCTATGAATAAACTAAGAAATGATTATAGTGTTAAAAACCCTAAAGTAGAACCTAGATTTTTTACATTTTTAGAGGGTTATGGTATGAGAATTTCTGCTTGGTATATGACAAATTCCTATGCTGCATTGGTATTAAGAAGCAATATTAGCAAAGAAATTATCAGTGAGTTTAATAAACATGATGATATAAAAATAGCTTATCCATCGCAAAATCTTTACATGGCAAAGCATGAATTTATAGAAAATAAGGAAAATATTTGAAAAAAAAAGTGTTTTTTAAAACCTTTGGTTGTAGAACAAATATCTATGATACACAATTGTTAAAAACTTATATAATTGATCATGATATCACGCAAAATGAGCAAGAAGCAGATGTGATTGTGATTAATTCTTGCACGGTTACAAATGGTGCTGATAGCGGGCTTAGAGCTTATATTAATGGAATGAAAAAAAATGGTGTTAAAATTATACTAACAGGCTGTGCGGCTGTAAGTAAGGGTAAGGATTTTTTTGATAAAAAAGAAGTTTTTGGAATTTTAGGAGCTTCAAATAAAAATAAAATCAATGAACTAATCTCGCAAGATAAATCTTTTTATGAGCTTGGAAATTTACGCTTTATTGATACAAAAATCGTAAGTAATTATGAAAATCATACTAAAGCTTTTGTGAAAATTCAAGAAGGATGTGATTTTGCTTGTAGTTATTGTATTATTCCAAGTGTTAGGGGTAAATCAAGAAGTGTGCCAAGTGAGGAGATTATAAAACAAATTAAGCTTTTGGCACAAAATGGTTATAGTGAAGTGGTATTAACAGGCACAAATATAGGAAGCTATGGTTTAAAAGACAAAACTACTCTTGGAAGATTGCTACAAGAAATTGGTAAGGTTAATGGGATAAAAAGAGTAAGATTAGGTAGTTTAGAACCCGCGCAAATTGATGCAAGCTTTAAAGAAATTTTAGATGAATCTTGGCTTGAAAGGCATTTGCATATTGCTCTGCAACATACACATGAAAAAATGTTGCGTATAATGCGTAGAAGATCGCACACAAAAAATGATTTAGCTTTATTTAATGAATTAAGTCAAAAAGGTTTTGCTTTAGGAACAGACTTTATTGTAGCGCACCCTGGAGAAAGCGAAGAAATATGGAAAGAAGCTTTAGAAAATTTCAAGCAATTTAAACTTACGCATATTCATGCTTTTATTTTCTCACCGCGTGATGGAACGCATTCTGCCTCTATGAGTGAGCGTATAAATGGCGAAATAGCTAAGGAAAGATTAAATATTTTAAAAGATATAGTCGCACAAAATAATTATGAGTTTAGAAAAAATCAAAAAAGTGCTTTAGAAATTTTAGTAGAAAGTAAAAAAGATGATTTTTATGAAGGTTATGATCAATTTTTTAATAAGATTAAAATTAAAACAAAAAAAGACATTGCAAAACAATGGATTAATATAAAAAACTATGAATGCTTAAAAGAGCATAATTTTGCAAGGTTAGAAGATGAAGAATAAAAAAATTATTTTAGCGTCGTTTTTACTTCTTTGTGTATTTTTGGTTATTGCTTTTGTCAAAAATCAACCAGAATATATCAACAAAAGCACTTATGAAGAACTTTTAAATAACGATTTAATCCAAAAAGCAATTTTGGATAATAATGAAATATTATTAAAAAGCAAGGATGGTAATTTTTTAATTTCAAAAGATGTGGTAGATTTGAATACTTTATGGCAAAAAATTCCCTTAGAATATGCAAAAGATTACAACTTAAGTGAGTTTTTTTTAATTTTTATTATGCTTGCTTTTCTTGTAAGTTTTTTGCTTTTTTTAAACAAAAAAAACAAAGATAGACAAAATTTACTTTCTTTAGAAAAAAATATCTTAGAAAAAAATGAACAAAATAACACCATACAGGCAGTGGTAAGTGATGTTAAATTTAAAGATGTAGCAGGGGTAGATGAAGCTAAGGTAGAGCTTTTAGAAATTGTTGATTTTTTAAAAAATCCTCAAAAATATAAAGATTTTGGTGTGAAAATGCCAAAAGGAGTTTTGCTAGTAGGGCCTCCTGGGGTAGGTAAAACTTTGATAGCAAAGGCTGTAGCAGGTGAGGCAGGAGTGCCGTTTTTTTACCAAAGTGGGGCTAGTTTTGTAGAAATTTATGTGGGAATGGGTGCAAAAAGAGTTAGAGAGCTTTTTTTAAAAGCTAAATCAAAAGCACCAAGTATTATTTTTATAGATGAAATAGATGCAGTAGGTAAGAGTAGGGGTGATTTTTCTAATGTAGAAAGAGACAATACGCTAAATCAACTTTTAACACAAATGGATGGTTTTGAAGATAATAGCGGAGTTATAGTGATGGCTGCTACAAATAAAATCGATCTTATGGATAGTGCTTTACTAAGATCAGGTCGCTTTGATAGAAGAATTTTTATATCATTACCTGATTTTAAAGATAGAATGCATATTTTGCAAAATTATATGAAAGAGAAAAAATCTAGTGTTAATTTGGAAAAAATTGCAAAAACAAGTGTGGGTTTTAGTGGAGCAGCTTTGGAAACTTTGGTTAATGAAGCAGCGATTAATGCAATAAGAAGAAAATCAGATGTTATTGAAGAAAATGATTTTTATGCAGTTCTTAATAAAGTTTTAATAGGCAAGAAAAAGATTTTTTCACTCAATAATAACGAAAGAAAAATTCAAGCCACATATCAAGCAGCTAAAGCTTTGTGTGCTTTTTATTTTGATGTAAAATTTGAAAAAATTACTTTAATTGAAGATAGATTTAAAGAGTATGAAGATACCATTAAATCCAAATCACAATTGCTAAATAAAATAAAAGTTTTTCTAGCAGGTTCAGTTGCTATGGAGCTTATTTTTAATGAGAGTTACACTAATGCACAAAGTGATCTTGTAAAAGTTAAAGAATTGCTAAATTTTATGGAGACTTTTGCTATGGCAAGTGAAGGTTTATTGCAAGAGCAAAGGCAAGAGGTTAAGGAATTTTTAGAACTTATGAAAGATAAAATTACTAAATTGGCTATTATTCTTTTGGATAATGAAAAAATAGAAAAACAAGATGTTGAAAAAATTATAATGGAGTAAAAATGATAAAAATAGGAATTTTAGTGCTTTCTGATAGAGCAAGTAGTGGGGTTTATGAGGATAAATCTGGCGTTGAGATAGAAAAAATTTTAGATTCATATATAAAAAACGAAAAAAGTTTTTATTATGAATTAATTCCTGATGAGTATGATTTGATTATAGATAAATTAATATATTTAGCTGATGAAGTAAAATGTGATTTGATTTTTACTACAGGGGGGACAGGGCCTGCTTTGCGTGATGTAACTCCTGAAGCAACTGAAGTAGTATGCGATAAAATGCTTCCAGGGTTTGGAGAATTAATGCGTGCTAAAAGTTTAGAATATGTTCCAACTGCTATACTTTCAAGACAAAGTGCAGGTATAAAAGGAAAATCACTAATTATAAATTTACCAGGCAATCCTAAAGCTATAAAAGAATGCATAGAGCCTATATTTCCTGCTATTCCATATTGTGTGGATTTAATAGGAGGAGCATATATAGAAAATAACGAAGAGGTAATTTCTGTATTTAGACCAAAGAAAAAGTAAGTCTAGTTAGACTTACTTTGTAGTTTCATAGCCTTGTAGCAAAAGTGCGTTCATTCCACCGCTTAAGTTTGTAACATCAATTCCATTTTGATCTAGTAAAGTAGCCGCCTGTGAGCT
The genomic region above belongs to Campylobacter peloridis LMG 23910 and contains:
- a CDS encoding TrkA C-terminal domain-containing protein; the protein is MSKILFLADGFFAKEFIKNLYNNKAFKESVDIVYYNDESVDLELKNEQFSYFKFDPTSLVKLENMLQEKYQQVIIYMQKQADMISSYKNIRKLHPRLNVVIMDLWNTQIDDNFCEVINVFDTLNTRLIGCLDNMPSMAQFIGLGQGEIMEVKIPAGSSFAYRHISSISQKRFKIVMVYRNNEFMLARPGLILMPNDSILIIGDPKVLQSVFSNVKTSLGRFPSPFGDNILCIIDMKKMSEFSIEKLIFASLLLHIRINSKKLYFKVINPTLNSMYYKLKSLNKNSTEVLFDYENTNIKNIKNYIENTNIGLIICEDYLFEKEKNFLFTLKIPILKAGKGDFADLKSSVVLSSNFEDVEGIASIMLDFNKQIQLSLSLYYYALKINKAEIFEYHQYFESLAKLHDEKFTLIEEKEHNPISNFSYKENVLHFVPFNEKILGNNIKKIFKTDLNTMYYKMNKNYQLFIPSL
- the aroB gene encoding 3-dehydroquinate synthase — encoded protein: MQIKVNLDKNTSYNVYINELEKLEFDTKVVILTNEVVAKLHLETLKKKIHAKELYIIQIKDGEEYKNLQTIEKILNQMFEYKLDRKSLLISFGGGVVSDMGGFVASIYQRGIKFINIPTTLLACVDASVGGKTGINNNFGKNLIGSFYQPSAVYCQSEFLKTLNQRELSAGMAEFIKMAVIFDENILDFLENLDENAFLTAKLDDVNLEHIIKKSIELKANIVSQDEKESGVRMLLNYGHTFAHVIENQTNYKTYLHGEAVAIGMHMANTLAYNLGMLSKNECERIENLLKKFKLPTFYKIYNINEFYEAFFLDKKTHHYKINFILPCGLGKACIKNDITKEDVLNALRVFS
- a CDS encoding mechanosensitive ion channel family protein; this translates as MRVFLILFFLFSLLFGQDGDHLEQKLSNLHNSLSYNTWVIKYNNFNIYRQTQEEILRLEKENLKANERNKSIIERQILILKERLELLSEYKSNSFSRIILAPEEIEKMEKITNPLAIISAYSHIKKLKRDKEEFIHQLNSFKQTLDELIKENVLIAEITKLNPSKDNEEYLQKSNQMVRDFSQSLRFGEISFSVFEKKIQDEIDKTTQSIKIQGIRAFNIVLAIIIVVAIAFLLKFIARKYIGDNDRFYTANKIINFININVIVLILLFGYIENITYLVTVLGFASAGLAIAMKDMFMSMLGWCVIVFGGSFRVGDRIKVFQNGNQYIGDVIDISFLRITLYEDITLLTYTDNRRSGRIVFIPNNFIFTNLISNYTHHGMKTIWDGLDITLTFDSNHQKALMIVEDIIIKASKGYTKIAKESMNKLRNDYSVKNPKVEPRFFTFLEGYGMRISAWYMTNSYAALVLRSNISKEIISEFNKHDDIKIAYPSQNLYMAKHEFIENKENI
- the mtaB gene encoding tRNA (N(6)-L-threonylcarbamoyladenosine(37)-C(2))-methylthiotransferase MtaB, yielding MKKKVFFKTFGCRTNIYDTQLLKTYIIDHDITQNEQEADVIVINSCTVTNGADSGLRAYINGMKKNGVKIILTGCAAVSKGKDFFDKKEVFGILGASNKNKINELISQDKSFYELGNLRFIDTKIVSNYENHTKAFVKIQEGCDFACSYCIIPSVRGKSRSVPSEEIIKQIKLLAQNGYSEVVLTGTNIGSYGLKDKTTLGRLLQEIGKVNGIKRVRLGSLEPAQIDASFKEILDESWLERHLHIALQHTHEKMLRIMRRRSHTKNDLALFNELSQKGFALGTDFIVAHPGESEEIWKEALENFKQFKLTHIHAFIFSPRDGTHSASMSERINGEIAKERLNILKDIVAQNNYEFRKNQKSALEILVESKKDDFYEGYDQFFNKIKIKTKKDIAKQWINIKNYECLKEHNFARLEDEE
- a CDS encoding ATP-dependent metallopeptidase FtsH/Yme1/Tma family protein; the protein is MKNKKIILASFLLLCVFLVIAFVKNQPEYINKSTYEELLNNDLIQKAILDNNEILLKSKDGNFLISKDVVDLNTLWQKIPLEYAKDYNLSEFFLIFIMLAFLVSFLLFLNKKNKDRQNLLSLEKNILEKNEQNNTIQAVVSDVKFKDVAGVDEAKVELLEIVDFLKNPQKYKDFGVKMPKGVLLVGPPGVGKTLIAKAVAGEAGVPFFYQSGASFVEIYVGMGAKRVRELFLKAKSKAPSIIFIDEIDAVGKSRGDFSNVERDNTLNQLLTQMDGFEDNSGVIVMAATNKIDLMDSALLRSGRFDRRIFISLPDFKDRMHILQNYMKEKKSSVNLEKIAKTSVGFSGAALETLVNEAAINAIRRKSDVIEENDFYAVLNKVLIGKKKIFSLNNNERKIQATYQAAKALCAFYFDVKFEKITLIEDRFKEYEDTIKSKSQLLNKIKVFLAGSVAMELIFNESYTNAQSDLVKVKELLNFMETFAMASEGLLQEQRQEVKEFLELMKDKITKLAIILLDNEKIEKQDVEKIIME
- the mog gene encoding molybdopterin adenylyltransferase, which translates into the protein MIKIGILVLSDRASSGVYEDKSGVEIEKILDSYIKNEKSFYYELIPDEYDLIIDKLIYLADEVKCDLIFTTGGTGPALRDVTPEATEVVCDKMLPGFGELMRAKSLEYVPTAILSRQSAGIKGKSLIINLPGNPKAIKECIEPIFPAIPYCVDLIGGAYIENNEEVISVFRPKKK